In Pseudomonadota bacterium, a genomic segment contains:
- the dnaG gene encoding DNA primase, protein MAFPSGFLDELRSRLLLSSVVGRKVRLARAGREYKAPCPFHNEKTPSFYINDQKGFFHCFGCGAHGDVIGFTMRIANLAFPEALEQLAAEAGLEVPRPSAAERQQHERHKSLHDLLEQATVWFGKQLYAPAGRQALEYLRGRGLDDEAIARFRLGYAPADGSALRQALASQKFPAHHMLEAGILKQPEDGREPYSFFRNRVIFPVADRRGRVVAFGGRLIEGDGPKYINSPDTPLFHKGSLLYGLSRARQAAADGQPVIVAEGYMDVIALVRAGFQGAVAPLGTALTETQLDVLWKLYPMPPRIPVLCLDGDSAGQKAAFRAVERAIPLLKPDQSLRVAFLPQGEDPDSLIRKRGAEAMKSVLESARPLADVLWDMETARKKTDTPEGKAGLRQALEQQVSRIADPAVQSFYRQDLRRRLDAAFGWRPAARFSGPGKKPTPAASRGPVTRVLPVRAQQQRERVLLATLLRYPALFAEVAESLASVSFDPGPAENLRAALVGLLEANPDLETAALRHQLEGMGLAQALQEAVDSGAGIHARFASASASEDEAREGWLHTWDLLRREQLKKDMDRARETLAQDMDAEKLARLVLLGDEMRQGSGGTDSTDPQ, encoded by the coding sequence ATGGCATTTCCATCGGGTTTTCTGGACGAGCTGCGCTCCCGCCTGCTGCTGTCGTCTGTTGTGGGACGAAAGGTGCGGCTGGCCCGCGCCGGGCGCGAGTACAAGGCCCCCTGCCCGTTCCACAACGAAAAAACTCCCAGTTTCTACATCAACGACCAGAAGGGCTTTTTCCACTGCTTTGGCTGTGGCGCCCACGGGGACGTCATCGGTTTTACCATGCGCATCGCCAATCTGGCGTTTCCGGAAGCGCTGGAGCAGCTGGCGGCCGAAGCCGGACTGGAAGTCCCCCGCCCCTCCGCCGCCGAGCGGCAGCAGCACGAGCGGCACAAATCCCTCCATGACCTGCTGGAGCAGGCCACGGTGTGGTTCGGAAAACAGCTGTATGCGCCGGCGGGCAGGCAGGCGCTGGAGTACCTGCGCGGCCGGGGACTGGATGATGAGGCCATCGCCCGCTTCAGGCTTGGGTACGCCCCGGCAGACGGCAGCGCCTTGCGCCAGGCGCTGGCCAGCCAGAAATTCCCTGCCCACCACATGCTGGAAGCCGGGATTCTGAAACAGCCGGAGGACGGCCGGGAACCCTACAGCTTTTTCCGCAACCGGGTGATTTTCCCCGTGGCTGACCGCCGGGGCCGGGTGGTGGCTTTTGGTGGCCGCCTGATCGAGGGGGACGGGCCCAAGTACATCAACTCGCCCGACACGCCGCTGTTCCACAAGGGCAGCCTGCTGTACGGCCTGTCCCGGGCCCGGCAGGCCGCCGCGGATGGCCAGCCGGTCATCGTGGCCGAAGGGTACATGGACGTGATTGCCTTGGTCCGGGCCGGCTTCCAGGGGGCGGTGGCCCCGCTGGGTACGGCGCTGACCGAAACCCAGCTGGACGTCCTGTGGAAACTTTACCCCATGCCGCCCCGGATCCCGGTCCTGTGCCTGGACGGGGACAGTGCGGGCCAGAAAGCGGCGTTCCGGGCTGTGGAGCGGGCCATCCCCCTGCTGAAACCGGACCAGTCCCTGCGCGTGGCCTTCCTGCCGCAGGGGGAGGATCCGGACAGCCTGATTCGCAAGCGGGGCGCCGAAGCCATGAAATCTGTCCTGGAGAGCGCACGACCACTGGCCGATGTGCTGTGGGACATGGAAACAGCCAGGAAAAAGACCGACACGCCCGAAGGCAAGGCCGGCCTGCGCCAGGCGCTGGAACAGCAGGTGAGCCGCATCGCCGACCCCGCCGTCCAGTCCTTTTACCGCCAGGACCTGCGCCGGCGACTGGACGCGGCCTTTGGCTGGCGTCCGGCGGCCCGGTTCTCTGGTCCCGGCAAAAAACCCACACCAGCAGCCAGCCGGGGACCTGTCACCCGGGTCCTGCCGGTCCGGGCACAGCAACAGCGGGAGCGGGTCCTGCTGGCCACGCTGTTGCGTTATCCCGCTCTTTTTGCCGAGGTGGCCGAATCGCTGGCCTCGGTCAGTTTTGACCCCGGCCCGGCAGAGAACCTCCGGGCAGCCCTGGTGGGACTCCTGGAGGCCAATCCGGACCTTGAAACCGCGGCTCTGCGACACCAACTGGAAGGAATGGGACTGGCGCAGGCCCTGCAGGAAGCTGTGGACAGCGGGGCGGGCATTCATGCCCGTTTTGCTTCGGCCAGCGCTTCGGAGGACGAGGCCAGGGAAGGCTGGCTCCACACCTGGGACCTGCTGCGCAGGGAACAGCTGAAAAAGGACATGGACCGGGCCCGGGAGACGCTGGCGCAGGATATGGACGCGGAAAAACTGGCCCGGCTGGTCCTTCTGGGGGATGAAATGCGGCAGGGATCCGGGGGGACGGACAGTACGGACCCTCAGTAA